DNA from Oxyura jamaicensis isolate SHBP4307 breed ruddy duck chromosome 4, BPBGC_Ojam_1.0, whole genome shotgun sequence:
CTTGAGGCTGCCAGGAATCTATCACAGTCTAAGTATTACAATGACACGATGTGGTCCATTGTACACCTGAAGGTGCCACTGCCATACCTGGCCAGCAACATTCAAGTCACAGAAGCCAAAGCCAGCAAACAGGGAGGATGGATCATAGTGAACAGACATATATGGTCATTCATGAACTTCAGCTATTGATaactaaataatttctttgtcaCATATGTCAGAAAGACCTCAATATGCTAGACAGATATTAAGGTACAGAGTTTACAAACACAACTGCAAAGAATggtttcagaagacaaaaagggAAGCACTGTAGGGCAAATGCAGAAGGATATGGAGTACATTAGTTCACAGTTTGAAAAAGAATTGATATCTGAGTGCTCGATACTCAGTGACAcctgtactgttttttttgtttttgttttcttccctgaaaacaaagataatgAAAACCTGGCTCTATACAAAAGGCTGATGTTTATGGTAGAGATATTCCCTGATATATCATACACTAGCAGAAGGCTACAGAAGGTGCCCGTTACATCAAGTAAAATTCTCGTTGGTCCTTCTTGGGCCTGTTGTGATTTTGGCCATGCACTTCTCCAAAGAAAAACTTCTGTAAACATAGTTAATAACTTTTACATGGAGCACTAGTGACCTTATCTGCATTTGCCATTGCTTTTTCCAATAACTTAATCTTGCTCTGCAATGCATCTATCTGTCCTCTCTTGGCAATGATCTCCCTTTGCTTTCCCACTGCAACCTTCATAGCTGTAAAAGACAAGGTTCCCAACTGTTGATTCTCAACAAACAACATCAATGATGCATTCTGAGTTCTGATAAAAGATTCTGTAAGTCAGTTACCAGCAATATGCTAGAACAGTTAAGTTCAACTGGCATCCTACAATCATGTACGCGTGCAAACCACCCACTAGCATTAGTGGGAGTTTTGTCAAAGGTAGTGGTGGTACCAGACCCATTATATGCACAGGACAAGAAGAGAGTATTCCCTGGAAATCTCCATAAAGATCACCCGAGGAAACTCAACTCCAGTTTTACAATATAAAGTAACCTGTAAAATTACAGTGTCTTCACCTgcaatgttatttatttatttcacaaaatatcTGGAATAATATTAACAACATCTATTGGAGGATCAATAATTACAAAAACCTtcctgctagaaaaaaaaaaaaaaaaagtgtgggaTTTTGGGGATGTTCATTCCATAATTACCATGGCCATCAGATCCCACTACAGTCTTTAGAGCGTTCCTGGTCTGTTCCAGTTGGTCTTGAGAAGATCTCAACTGCATTTGCAGTctgtttgcattattttccatttccttgaCTTTATCCTGGCAATCCCTCTTCAAATCTTCAAATCCCTCTAGCGCATTTAAGTAAAGATTAAAATTACTgacaaaaaaatcatcattctTCTAGGCAAACATTACCAATCTGTCGCCTACTCCCTTTAGAGGAATATTAGATATTCGGATGCTAAGACATAAAGCAAAAGAACGTTCACTGCTTACAAAGGAAGAAGTAGTCGTTTATCGTCCTCTATGTTAGTAAAAGCTTGtttcaccaccaccaaaaaccaAAGTGTTCTTTGGTTGCTCCCCAATGTAAGATTAAAGTATCTGTTTAATTCTTACAAAACTTAACGAGTTTTGAATATGTCTGAATACCGAGCAGGGTTgtgaagaaacagattttacCAGTGGGTATTCTATGAGAGTACAGGGTTGTGCAGAGAGCAAAGCATGTGAACACCTGCTAGGTTGCAATGCAGATTTAAAAGAGGAGCTCCCTGAGTTTTAGTGGTTTGCTTGGGTCCAGcacctcattttttttagtttttcaatttttattatcttGATCTGCTTCCCCATACTTTTGCTGTGCAGACAGTGCTTGGAGTCAAGACACaagcttttaaataacattgcatccaaaacaaaacagaaataagttcTACTGTAACTTGACCATAGATGGCTACTAGGATCCATTAGACCCCTTAAATAACACATGGGGAAAAGCGGTCACATTCTTGCACTATGTTTAACTAGATCTGCTTCTTTGGTCTCTAGAGTCAGGAAGTTTTTTTGCTCAGGGTAGCGAGAGACTGCCATAAAGATTGTATGTCCATCATTCTGTGCCAGAAACCCAAACCATTACTCCCTGAGCAACGTGACCATCCCATGCTGGCAGGGAACCTTCAGCTGTACCAGCGGCCATATTTGGATCCATCAAGCAAGCTGCCCTTCTATTTTTAACATTAGCCCAATTTAGCAGCTATCTGAGCTGAGCTAATCTGAAGCTCCCTACCTGCAAGGCCAGATAGTTCAATCCCAATGGCTTTCAGTTTGCTCATTAGTTGgtctttttccagtttcataTCATTAATTGCATGGAGTCTCTCAGTGCATGTGTTTACCACCTTAACCTTTTCCAATTCCAGCTTGCTCAGTGTGGCCTCCAACTTGTGTATTCtcacttcttccttctcctttgcaaTCTactcatataaaaataataactatgtaatgtatatatatgtatatataaattaacCGCAAAAGCATCATCATTACCTTAATTCTCATTTGTCAGGTAACAATTTggagcatgaaagaaaaatggagtaGAAAAGCAATTATGTGAAAATGACTAATCCACGCAAAAAGGGTACTACAGAGTCTGATCTGATGGCTTTCCGCATGTTTAACTTTACCAGGTGTACGATACCAAAATTATTTCCATCCTTTTGCACCGCTACCTCCATATTCTTAAATACTCAACTGTCCTCTCATAGAAGCGCATGAAATTCCctatctgcagcatttttttttcagaagctgccAACCTGAGTAAGACTACCATATCACGTAATTTTTGTCTGAGAAATTGCCAGTTACACACAGTGTTCCCAGCTTGGAACTCTGAGTGCTCACTGTCTGTTATTTCTCAGTAACAGTGTATTTCTTGTTCTGCTACTCATGTGGACCATTCTACCACTGAGAACAGCATGTTACATTCCAGCCGTGACAAGCCTTTTGGAGACTGTTTTTGCACCaatgaaatactaatttttGGTGGGAACGtgctcatatttttcttctctattcaCCAACTCTTCCAGTGTTGTTAGGATTCGAAGGGCAGTCTCATATTGACTTTAAAACCAGACAGTGTTGGAATATTAAGGTGCAGATTTACAAGAAGAAAGTATTAACCGTCTTACAGACATAAATACACCATCATTTACAGACCTTATGTTCTTGCACTTGAAGTTTCCAGTCaccaatttcttttaaaagctgtgaCTTCTCGACTTCCATTGCTCCAGCAGTTTGGTACTGCTGGTCTACAACCTGGATCATGATACCAATTTGCTTTTGCAAGATCCCAATAATCCTTTCCTTCTCTACCACCTGCAGCTTCAGCATTTCACACTCTGAATGCACATCGTGTAAACGGCCTTCTTTGTTCTTTAGATGCTCAGGCTCCTGCATCTTACTGCCAACATGTGAATGCAGCTTCTTGATTTTCTTAACCTCGAGGgccatttccttctccttcagaCATGCCATAAGATTCGACACTGTTCTCTCAGCAGTCTCCAAATCCATCTGTTTGGCTCTAAGATCTTCTTTAGTTTTACAGAGTCTTTCCTTGGTTGACTCCAGTTGTAAAGTCAAGGAGGAGATTCTTAcaatggtttcatttttttccttaactgcAGCCCTCtgaataacagtaataaaagtAGTGACCaagagaaatgtttatttctacCTTCACAACTTCATGTCACTTCTGGTTTTCTACAGTACATCTTAAACATCTGTGAGTTTCAGAGGAAAATTGTATCAGTGTGGTCAGATCTACAATGACTATATgagtttttttggttttcattactCATTCCCCATTTTATAAAGTACTAATTGgaatactgtttttgttgttttgttgttgttgtgttttgttttgcatcagTCTAGtatgtttaattttctgtgattaaaaaaaaatgttactttcaaATTTAGAGAAGCTGGGGCTAAAAAGCTTAAGTGTTAAAAATTGACCAATTGTActgtaaattgaaaaaaaaaattcttgctGATTTTATTCCCGCAGGAAGCAATGTTCACAAGACTTTCACCAGATATAGCATTAAGTACTGTGACTCAGGAATTGCCAGCAGTACAGAatagaaacagaaggaaagaatgaaCCTCCTGGCAGGACGATTTTACGGAGAAGAAACAGACTGGGAAAATGTAGAAAGGTATGTGAGGTAGCACAAGCCCATggtttggttaaaaaaaaagcacataagGGAACCAATTCAACTTCATTTTTACACATAATGTAAAATAACCAGCGGAGCTGCCAGTGGGTAGTGGAATAATTAATTACAGCTCATTTTTGACAGGCTGATGTCTTGAAGCTCAATGTGTTGAGTCTTAACGCAATGTCTAAGAGTCTACTTTATCAGTAGTAGTTCTGCCTAACACTGCAATGCATTCAGCTTAGATTTTGAGTCAAGAGCACAGAATGTCATTATACTTTCGTTAAGCACTAGATAAAGTAAGTCATTATGAAGGCCTTTAATTTACTAATTATTACAGCAGAGCTTACTACCAAAAATACAGCCTtcaactgtttgtttgtttcttcttccagcaCCATATTTTTGAACATTTACAAAATGTTACTTCGGAAGTTTACAATCAAAACAACACTATCGACagaacattcattttttcctaaggCTTATGTCACTGccaaaaatcaaatataaaattaatgcttCCAGTACCCcattaagaaagagaaatgaaggctGGACCGGACAGAGTAACAGAGAAAGTTGCAAGTTCTGACTATGTTGTATCTGCAACTTTAGAAGGAAAATTTTGGTGCAGTCCCCAGTCAGTGCACTTTCCATCCCAAATGCTATCACGGTGCAGTGGCTCACCCACCTGTCGCTCCATTTGTCCCTCACGTTCAATCTCATTTCCTTCACCATGTTTTTCATGAGCTGCAactccattttcttcttgtctaGTTCTGTCCTTAGATCATCAATCGTCATGCTGTTGTCAGTGTTCTGATCCCAAAATCTCttcttctgctccttttctAGACTTAGTTCTATCTCTTTTCCATGAAGTTCAGTCTACAAGATATTATTCATTTCCCACTTTGAatcatgttttgattttttttgttattttcttaccATTAGTAACTTCAAATTACATGGTTACATATCTGAATAGCGAGTACATGGATTTACACCTAACAGAAGACAGGAATATTGGCTAAACTAGTCTGGCAGCTCCTACGTGTTTTCTCCCAACAAAGCAATAACTTTCAACTTTACATGTTgcttctgtaattattttcaattatgtACAATCTCAACACTGAAGTCTTTGATGCCATTTATGCCTATttaagcagcaaaatgaaaagagattATATTGTGCcaacttcaaatgaaaaacaacaaagcactAAACTACATACCAAGGAAGGCTTCTGTGATAAATATCCATCCTTACCACTAATGAGAACTGTTCAttgcttgtttcatttcctgcaataatttattacatattCTCCAGATCTTAACTctgagagagatgtggccctcactatccatgaagaaatggttggtgacctggtacggcacttggatgtgcacaagtcgatggggccggatgggatccacccaagggtactgagagaactggcagaggtgctggccaagccgcttaccatcatttatcaacagtcctggctatcgggggaggtcccagttgactggcggctagcaaatgtgacgcccatctacaagaagggccggaggactgacccggggaactacaggcctgtcagtttgacctcagtgccagggaagctcatggagcagattatctcgagagtcatcacgcagcacttgcaggtaaagcaggcgatcaggcccagtcagcatgggtttatgaagggcaggtcctgcttgacgaacctgatctccttctatgacaaagtgacatgcttagtggatgagggaaaggctgtggatgtggtctaccttgacttcagcaaggcttttgacaccgtctcccacagcattctcctcaagaaactggctgctcttggcttggactggcgcatgcttcgttgggttagaaactggctggatagccgggcccagagtGTCGTGGTAAATGGAATCaagtccagctggaggccagtcactagtggcgttccccaggtctcggtgctggggccggtcctctttaatatcttcattgatgatctggacgagggcattgagtgcaccctcagtaagtttgcagatgacaccaagttaggtacatgtgtcgatctgctcgagggtaggaaggctctgcaggaggatctggataggctgcaccgatgggccgaggtcaactgcatgaagttcaacaaggccaagtgccgggtcctgcacctggggcgcaataaccccaagcagagctacaggctgggagatgtttggttggaaagctgcctgtcagagaaggacctgggagtagtggttgacagtcggctgaatatgagccagcagtgtgctcaggtggccaagaaggccaacggcatcctggcctgtataagaaacagtgtggccagcagggctagggaggtgatcgtccccctgtactcggctctggtgaggccgcacctcgagtactgtgttcagttttgggcccctcgctacaagaaggacatcgaggtgctcgagcgagtccagagaagggctacaaagctggtgaggggcctggagaacaaatcttacgaggagcggctgagggagctgggcttgttcagcctggagaaaaggaggctcaggggtgaccttatcgctctctacaggtacctgaaaggaggctgtagcgaggtgggggttggtctgttctcccacgtgcctggtgacaggacgagggggaatgggcttaagttgcgccagggagtcttaggttggatgttaggaagaacttctttaccaaaagg
Protein-coding regions in this window:
- the CCDC158 gene encoding LOW QUALITY PROTEIN: coiled-coil domain-containing protein 158 (The sequence of the model RefSeq protein was modified relative to this genomic sequence to represent the inferred CDS: inserted 5 bases in 3 codons; substituted 1 base at 1 genomic stop codon), yielding MLQRESQSQESVKIQLKTTTEEMEAANHLQEEKLREAXSRNEHRKKMVHSHEEVILELCGILMYYEDSTGKKLYEHGNITSLHXSTCTAFLVSLQDLDSEVSYLKXKVVLVEEELESLKKDSKTQKELLLQQHQSRLEQLINEHEQEVAALTAKAKSARSCANSIQSQMENIVPQRISAYCWKELHTILPQNLCHFTNNSILCVEDLEKQLHLAHSKVAKVQNEWDQYNQECGNLNDQIHQLLTELHGKEIELSLEKEQKKRFWDQNTDNSMTIDDLRTELDKKKMELQLMKNMVKEMRXEREGQMERQRAAVKEKNETIVRISSLTLQLESTKERLCKTKEDLRAKQMDLETAERTVSNLMACLKEKEMALEVKKIKKLHSHVGSKMQEPEHLKNKEGRLHDVHSECEMLKLQVVEKERIIGILQKQIGIMIQVVDQQYQTAGAMEVEKSQLLKEIGDWKLQVQEHKIAKEKEEVRIHKLEATLSKLELEKVKVVNTCTERLHAINDMKLEKDQLMSKLKAIGIELSGLAEGFEDLKRDCQDKVKEMENNANRLQMQLRSSQDQLEQTRNALKTVVGSDGHAMKVAVGKQREIIAKRGQIDALQSKIKLLEKAMANADKEMHYLREENSKLSQELSCITTENTKIAGELEILRSQEKCLKEKLSRMETALDKSSTTFLFSVETLQRESQAMSSMIRTQEMKREKAKEKEKKLSK